The window ATACATCTGTAAAAATGGATAAAGCCACAGGAAAAGGAACTATAAATGACAATGAATCCAAGCCTTTAATATCAGTTGAAAATATTGCCGTAGAAGAAGGTGATTCAGATAAGACTACCGCTTCCTTTACAGTATCTCTTTCAACAGCCAGTGCAAGTGAGGTATCTGTAGATTATGCTACATCAGATGTAAATGCGAAAGCAGGAAGAGACTATACAGCTGCAACAGGCACCCTAAAAATACCTGCCGGACAAAAAAGCGGAATAATCAATGTAGATGTGTTAGGAGACAAAGTGTATGAAGATGACGAAACCTTTAAAATAATTCTTTCTAATTCACAAGGTGCAGATATAGACGCTTCAAAAGGAACTGCAATATGCACAATTAAGGACAACGATCCCATACCTGCCTTGAAATTTGAAGGTGAGGTACCTGTAGAGGTATCTGTAAAAGAAGGAGATTCAGGAACTACACAGCAGGAGTTGAAAGTAGAGCTTGATGCGGCGCGCGAAAAAGAAGTTGTTATTGATTACGTAACAGAAGACGGAACAGCAACAACTGCTGATAACGACTACATTCCGTTGTCCGATAAGTTGAAATTTGCTCCGGGTGAAACAACCAAGAAAATAACAGTAAGTGTCGTAGGAGATAAAACAGGAGAGCCTGACGAAAGCTTCTATGTCACTTTGAAAACCAAAACCGGAGATATTAAAGCTGAGGTAATTATTAAAGACGACGATAAGGCTTCTATTAAGATGGTGGAAAATGAAGGCAATACTGAGATTGCAAACGGTGGTACTGTTAAATTTAAAGATACAAAGGCAGGGGAGAAAAACGAGTTGGCGTTCACAATTTCAAATACCGGTAACAGTGAACTTGACTTGGAAAAACCTTATATAACCATAAACGGTGATAAATCGGATTTTTCGGTTAAATCAGAGCCGGTTAGTCCTATTGACGGAAAAGATTCAACCACCTTCAGCATACAATTTAACCCGTCTTCTTCTGGAACAAAAACAGCTGAAATAACCATAGCGGGCAAAGATGCAGAAAACAGTCCGTTTACGTTTAAGGTTTCAGGAACTGTACCAAGTAGCCAGACAGACAGCCCTTCCGGCGGAGGTACAACACCTGAACCCAAAAAAGAAACAATAGACATAAATGTAGGAGATCAATCTCTTAAAAATATAGCTGTTGATGTAAAAAATGAAAACAATACTAAAACTACCACGGTAAATCTGGATGAAACAGAAGTACAAAAAACCCTTAATGAAATGGAAAAAACTAAGCCTGACAAGGAAAAGAAGGTAGTAATTCCTGTTACTAATAATTCAGATAAAGTAGTGGGAGAGTTAAAGGCCAGTACATTAAAGGCTATGGCAGATATGGACACCATACTTGAGGTTAAAACGGAAACTGCATCCTATACCTTGCCTGCCAACGATATCAATATAGATGAAGTCGTGAAAAAATTGGGCGGCAACCCCGAACTTAAAGACATTTTGGTTAAGGTCACAGTTACTAAAGCTACTGGAGATAAATCGGATAAAATAAATGCTGCGGCAGCTCAAAAAGGCTTTGAAGTTAAGGGCAAACCTGTTGAGTTTGAAATATCATTTACAAATGCAGGCAGAGAAGTTACAGTTTCTTCTTTTAACAAGTACGTTGCAAGGACTGTAGCAATACCTGCGGGAATGGACCCAAATAAAATAACAACAGGTGTTGTGTATAATACTGACGGTTCCTTCTCTCATGTACCAACAGCTGTTACTGTAATCGACAAAACTTACTACGCACAGATAAACAGTCTTACTAACAGCACATATGCACTCATATATAATCCGCTGACGTTCAAGGATGTTGAAAAACACTGGTCAAAGGATTACGTAAATGATGCAGGTTCAAGACTTATAGTCAGCGGGACAGGAAATGGAAACTTTACTCCTGACAAAGCAGTTACAAGGGCTGAATTTGCAGTAATGATAGTAAAGGCATTGGGGCTGAAGGGTTCCCAGTTTGCTGATAACTTCTCTGATGTGGGCAAGGATAATCCATATTACTCATATATCTATACTGCATACAAATATGGAATTATTACAGGCTATACTAACGGTAAATTCGGGCCAAATGATTTGATTACAAGAGAACAGTCTATGACAATGATTTCAAAAGCCATGAAAATTGCCGGAATTAATACTCAACTTATAGATACTGATAATCTTAACAAATACTTTGCTGATTCCGGAAATATCTCAAAATGGGCAAGAGAGGGAGCGGCTATCAGTGTAAACGGTGGATTGTTTGTAGGAAACAAGGGAATGCTTAATCCAAAAAATAATGTTACAAGAGCTGAAAGTGCTACAGTAATTATAAAGCTTCTCAAGAATGCACATTTAATATAGGACACTTACTAAAAAAAGGGCATCTGCAAAACCCATTGTTTTGCAGATGCCCTTTAATGTTGAAAAATATTTCATTTAGTTTTATGTATTAAGAATTTACAGTCACAGGTTGACTCAAAAATGATATTCTGTTTCCTGCTTCATCTATCTGTGCAACATAGAAATTATAACTGCCGATTAATGTATACACTGTTGCAGTTGTACTTGTGGTTTCTATACATTTTTCCGGTAATTCGGTTGAGTCGGCAGCCACTTTATATATTGCATACCTTGCACCCGAGGTACCCTCCCAGGAGAAGTTTATCTGTAAGCCTGAGCGGTTTGTAATATGAAAGTTTGACGGAGCAGGGTATTCAGTATTAACAAGAACAGAATTGCTAAGGAAAGATGATATTTCTCCATTCTCGTCAATCTGTGCTACATAATAATTGTAGTTTCCGTATATTGTACTCAAGGATACTGTTGTGCTTGTGGTTTCAGCGCATTTTTCAAGGGGAGCAGTTGAACCTTGGGCTTGTCTGTATATGGCGTATTTTGTACCGGAGGTACCAGTCCAACCGAAGCCTATAATAAGACCAGAGCGGTTTGTAATATGAAAGTTTTGAGGAGCAGGATATTGAGTACTTACAGTAACTAATAGGCTTGAAGTAGAAACAATATTTCCATTTTCGTCAATCTGAGCTACATAATAATCATAGTTTCCGTATAAGGCAGTTACTGATACTGTGGTATTTGTGGTCTCGGCACATTTTTCAAAGAGAGTTTCTGAACCTTGCAGCTTTCTGAATACACCATATCTTGTACCAATAGTACCCTCCCAACCAAAGCCTACCTCCAGACCTGTTCTGTTTGTAATATGGAAATTTTGGGGAGCGGCGAAGGGAAGTGTATAAGTAAGAGGACTGCTAAATTCTGAAACTCTGTTTCCGTTTGCATCTATTGCTGCAATAAAATAATCATAACTTCCCGGTATTGCCTGAACGGACTCTTTGGTGTTAGTAGTTTCAAGAATTTTTACAGGTTCGGCTGTAGAGTTTTTTTCTCTTCTATATATTCCGTAATGTGAACCTGATAGAGGAAGCCATGTTAATGACAATGATGGCCCTGATGCATAAACTATTCTCAAGTCAAGACCAACAGCACCTAAAGCCTTCCTTACAGAATTAACTTCAGCACTGTCCGCTCCATATAATGCTTCTGAGGACTCAACAAGGGCTGCCGCAAATTGAGAGAATTTCATGTCATAAACCATATTTCCGTCATTAATGGCATGATAGAATATTTCTGCAAGTTTTTCCATTCCAATTGGATTTACGGTAACATTTTTAAAAGTTCCGCCCATTGCCATAAGACTTGCGGCTTTTGTAATAACACCACCGCCTTCGTGTGGTTTGGGATATTTGAGAGAACGGTCATTTTCACATTCTAAAATGCGTCTGTTATATTCATTATAAGTATCAATTACGGGATTAGCACAATCCCTGAGAATAGTTCCGGTATCTTCTGCTATTGTCCAATCAGGTGTTCCTTCACTTGGAAGAAAGTATTCACATATTGTACCAAACACGTCAGATATACCCTCGTGTAAGGACAAGCGCTCTGTTAAAGGAGGATTAAATTCGAAGTGACCGTCACTGGAATCTCCTAAGCCTTCCGATTTAAGTATTCCATGAGTAAATTCATGTGCCATGGCATCTACCGCGAAGGCAACGGATTTACCTGCCAAACCTTTACCTGCACCGATTCTTACCTCATTTGTGTCTGCAAAGGCATTAAAGACGTTACCGCTGTCTTTTATAATTTCAATGGTATACTCTGAGCCGTTGTCATCGTTTCCATTACGGTAAAAAGGAGCACCTTTAAAGAAATTAATAACATTTGTCATATTATAATGAGCATCTACGGCATCTTTTTGAAAGTTTAATCCGGTGTCCGTGTCAAAATTATTATCATTTTCACTATATATTCCGTCTAATTCGTGGATAGTTTTTAGATTTTCAACGGTGTTTTTAAGATAGTATACATCATTATCCTTTACCATTTTTAATGGCTGCTTTACCGCTCCGGATTGCCCTATACCGGAACCTACTGCCGGCTCTTCAAGACTTAATTCCTGATTGTTTTTTCCAAATACCGACAGATTACTTGCATAAAGATAATATATATAACTCTTAAATGCAGGATTTTTGAATTTGATACTTACTTTGTATATGTAGTTATATTTTCCATAAACAGGATATAGAAGCAACTGGCTTTTAGGGCTCTCAGTGTATACCGGCTTAAATCCCAAATCTCTCTCGATTGCAGAGAGGATTGAGTCTTGGGACATTTCAGCGGGTTTAACAGCTAAGGAAACTCTATCTGCTATATCATATACATAGCTTCCAACAATATATACAATAACACCGTCAGAATTGATAAAATAGTTTCTGTCACTGTTTTGAACAGGTACGCCGTTATAGGTTTGAACTGTTTTTACTACCGTTCTGTTAAGGGAATTTACAAACTGCTCAGTAACCTTAAACTGTATTGCCGGCAATTGATATTTTTGAGCTTCTTGAAGAATATATTGCTCAACTATTTGCTTTGGCGTTTTGTCAGACGCTGCCGTTAGGTTTCCTGATATAAACGAAGGAATAACTTCTTGAGCTTGAATTGCTTCGGATTTTACATTATTGCCGGTGTTTTCAGTATTAGCATAAACCCATGGAAAACTACTGGTAACAAGTGAAACAGATAGCAAAACAGCACTTAAAATTTTTTTTGCTGATTTCATTTAATTCTCCTTTTACAATTCATAAATTTCTATCTGCCTGTCGTCACAGACAAATAACATTTTATCTTGCAAGATTGAAAACAATAATATCACTGTTTACTGTTTGTGTCAAAAAAACAATTATTTACCATGGAATAAATTTAATTTGCTATTTGTACAGATTAGGTATATACTTACAGAGTAGTTGAAAGAAGGTGGTAAATTGAATAAGGAAACATTTTTGGTAACACCGAGTGTTATCGAGGAATGCCTGGGTGAGTCCTTTGATGCTTCTGAAAAGAAACATCCTGAGAAGGTCAAAACCCAAAAAACGTTGAAATAGCCTATTGCAAGAGGCTTTTTTTATTTTCCAAAAATAAAAATGAGCTGTGCACTAGCGGAAAATTCCTACTAATGCGACAGCCCGGTCTTGCTTTTATGTTTTATTTAGATTTTTTAGGACTACGTCTGTTAGGCGGTGTCGAACGATTAAATGATGAGCCGCGTCCACTTTTCTTTCTTGCATTTGATTTTTCTATATTGATACGTTTTCCCTTTATAGTATAGTTCTTCATTGATTTCAGAACTTCCGGAGCAATATCCTTTGGAACCTCTACAAAGGAATATCTGTCAAATATGTCTATTGCACCTACCAGCTTACCCGGAAGCCCGGTTGATGCAACAAGACTTTCGATAATGTGCTTTGGCTGTATTTTGCTCTCACTGCCTATATTAATGAATAGTCTGACCATATCCTTGTTGCTGCCAGGTTCTACAGCATTGTCAATCTCATTAACCTCATTTGGAAGATTACCGCTTTGTTCACCGTACATTTTCAATAATGCAGCTGCAACATCAAGAGAAGTTACGAAGTTTTCTCCCTGTTCTTCCGATTCATTATTGATTGTGTCAATGAAGCGTTCAATGTGGCTGACGAACTTTGAGATGCTGTCATCCTTTAGGTTATCTTTCAAAGTTTTAAGGATGTTTAACATTTTCTTTTCTTCAACTTCATTAAGACTTGGTGGCTTCATTGCAACAATAGTAGATTTCGTATACCTCTGTATATCCCTTAGCTTGTACATTTCTCTTCCGGAGATAAACGTAAAGGCTTTTCCTGTTCTTCCGGCCCTTCCGGTTCGTCCGATTCTGTGTACATAGTATTCTTCGTCATTTGGAAGATCATAGTTAAATACTGCTTCAACGTCGTCAACGTCGATACCTCTTGCAGCTACATCTGTTGCAATGAGTATATCAAAGTTACCTTTTCTGAAAAGGGACATGACTTTGTCACGGTGTTCCTGACGCATGTCACCATGCAGTGCTTCAGCAGAAAAACCTCTGGACTGGAGGCTGGCTGTAAGTTCATCAACCCTCTTTTTAGTATTACAGAATACAAGAGACAGCTTGATATCGTTGGTATCTATCAATCTTGATAAAACCTCGAGCTTTGCAGATTCCTTTACTTCAAGATAATACTGCTCGATACTTGGAACGGTAAGTTCCTTGTGTGCTATCTTTATATGAACGGGATCTTTCTGATATTTCTTTGTAAGCTCCAGAATCTCTTTTGGCATTGTAGCGGAGAACAATATAGTCTGTCTGTCCTCAGGGACTTTCTCCAATATTGTATCAATATCTTCTCTAAAGCCCATGTTCAGCATTTCATCGGCTTCATCAAGAACAATCATTTTAAGGGATTCCAGTTTTAGAGTTTTACGTCTCATATGGTCCATAACACGACCGGGAGTTCCTATAATAATTTGAGGGCGTTTCTTTAAAGCCATAATCTGTCTGTCAATTGGCTGTCCGCCATACACAGGTAGAATTCTTATACCATCCTTATATTTTAATACATTTCTTAATTCTTCACAGGACTGTATAGCAAGCTCTCTGGTGGGGCAAAGGACCAAAACCTGAATTGAATCAATGTGTGAATCTATTTTTTCCACTGCCGGGATTCCAAATGCACAGGTTTTTCCTGTTCCGGTCTGAGCTTGACCAATCAGATCATTGCCTTCCAAAATATATGGGATTGACTGGGACTGAATAGGGGTCGCCTCTTCAAAGCCCATATCCGCAATTGCATGTTGTACCTCATCAGAGAGAGTTAAATCTTTAAAACTTAAATTTTCCATTTTTATTCCTTTACTTTAATAAATTTATATACTATTCAATAATAATTACTATTGCCAAGTTTTGCAATGATTATTTATCAATAAAAAGTAAAACTAAAATTATATTATAATAATGCTATAGGGAATTATGGTATTATATGAAAGAAAAAACTAATGACATGGTATGTTATATGCCGGAACGGAGCAATGGATGACGAAAAAATTTGCATTTGTATCTGATTTTGACGGAACACTCACAGATAGAGATTTTTATCACATAGTTATGGACAAATACCTAAAGGACTGGTCATGGAATTATTATGATGAATGGAAGAAATCCAAAAAGATAAATGTTGATTTTCTTAATAAAATGTTCGGAGCAATGGACAGAAGCGAAGAGGAAATATTTCAGGATATATTGGAGTTACCCCTTGATCCGTATGCTGTTAAATTCATTCAAATGGTTCAAAACAACGGGGGAGATTTCTTTATACTAAGTGCGGGAACATCATATTATATCAATAAACTACTTGAGTATTTTAAAATAAAGAATGTTACTGTTATCTCAATGAACGGAAGATATCACAACAGAGGAATTGAGATAATGCCTGATCCCAAAAGCGAATTTTATTCAGAAATGTGGGGAATAGACAAGCAAAGAGTTATCCTCTCATTGAAAGAAAAATATGAAAAGGTGTACTTTGCAGGTGACAGCGAGCCGGATATTGGTGCTGCAAAAACCGCAGATTGTGCATTTGCCACAGGTTCCCTTAAAGATTGGCTCACAAAAGAAAAGGCTCCATATATAGCCTTTGAGCATTTTGAGGAAGTTGCAAAATATCTGGTCAGGGAAAAAGTATTTACAGATTTCTAAGTAAAGATTATTTGTGGATGGAGGTACTTGAGTTATGAATGCTGTACACAGAATTGAAATTCCTTCAATACTTGAAGTTAATAATAATATACTGGGTAGCGTGGGGGCGTACATTGAAAGGGCAGGAATAAATAATGTTGTAGTGCTGTTTGGAGAAGGAATCCGTGACTTGTTTGGTGAAAAGATTATGGAATCCATCTTGTCGAGAAAATCACTTAACCTTCTTGAAACATATGACTATGATGATATAAAGCTTGAAAATCTCATGCCCAAGGCCTTTACAATACCATACAAAACTGATGCAGTTGTGGGAGTGGGTGGGGGAAAAGTACTTGACGCAGCCAAATATATAGCTTTTTTAAACAAACTCCCATTTATAAGTATACCCACATCAACTTCAAACGACGGTTTTTCCAGTTCCGGCTGTTCTCTGATAATAAATGGCAGACGTACCTCAGTACATGCTTCAATGCCCTTTGGAATAATTGTTGATTTAGATGTTTTAAAAAATGCACCTATGAAATTTATATATTCAGGGCTGGGAGACATTATTTCTAAAATAACCGCTGTCTATGACTGGTATTTTGAAGAAAGCAACAATGCTGCAAAAGTTGATGACTTTGCTGCAATGCTGGCCAAAAAGTCTGTAAACAGTATTGTCAGAATGCCGTATACTCAGATAACAGAAAACTTCTTTTTAAAGGAAATGGTGGATTCACTGACAATGAGCGGAATTGCAATGCAGATAGCAGATAGCAGCGCACCTGCCAGCGGCAGCGAACATCTTATATCTCATGCATTGGACAAGCTTCTGGAAAATCCTCAACTCCATGGAATACAGGTGGGGATTGCAACCTATCTTATGAGCAGGGTTCAGGAACACAGATATGAGCGGGTAGAAAAATTCCTGACTGATACGGGTTTCTTTGCTTTTGTTGAAACTTTAAAAATGAAAGTGGAAGACTTCCAAAAAGCAATTGACCTTGCTCCTTCCATTAAACCAAACAGATACACCTATCTACATGTGCCGGAAAACAGAGAAAAAGCAAAAGTGTTGCTTAAAAGCGATAACATACTTAAAAGAATACTTGTTTAAAGGAGCTTATCGGATGCCTATATCTAAAGGCATCCGAATTAAAGTACATTTTACAGATTCAGTCCGCTGATAACCTCTTTCAAGGCCTGAGCAGATTTATTAAGTAACCCTGTTTCCTCATCGTTTAGAGGAACATTTAAAATCCTTGAAACACCTTCCGAATTTACCTGACTGGGAATACTCAGGCATATGTCATTTAGACCGTATTCCCCTTCAAATAGGCTGGATACCGTCAATATGGAGTTTTCATTACGGACAATAGCTTCTACAATTCTTCTTACAGCCAGAGCAACTGCATAGTAGGTTGCATTTTTTCTGTCGATAATTTCATAAGCTGCGTTTTTTACTTTGTCAAAGGTATCACGCTTGAAGCTTTCATCATCACAGGATTTACATTCTTTGCAATAAGAATCCATGGGTATTCCGGCTATGGATGCAAGACTCCAGGTAGGAACTTCCGTGTCTCCGTGTTCGCCGATTATATATGCATGTACGTTTCTTGGGTCAACTCCCATATGTTCTCCAAGCATATATTTGAAACGTGCAGTGTCAAGAACTGTTCCTGAGCCTATAACTCTGTTTTTAGGGAAGCCGGACAGCTTGTAAGTTACATAGGTTAAAATATCCACCGGGTTTGTAACAACAAGGAGAATGCAGTCTGTATTATATTTAACAATATTTCCAACAATATCTTTGAAAATTTCTGTGTTTTTATTAACAAGGTCAATTCTTGTCTCACCGGGTTTCTGGTTCGCGCCTCCTGTGATTACAACAATATCTGCACCCCTGCAATCTGAATAATCTCCATTATATATTCTTACAGGTCTCACAAATGGCATACCGTGATTCATATCCATTGCTTCGCCTTCAGCTTTTTTTGAATTTTGGTCTATAAGCACAATTTCTGAAACCAGGCCGCTTACCATTAACGTATAGGCAGTAGTTGAGCCCACAAAGCCTGTACCCACAATAACTATTTTATTTATTGATTTATTTTTCATAATAAAATAACCTTCACTTTCTTAGAGTAATTTGCTTAGTATAAATATACCCTTAATTTGTAAGATATAACAAAA of the Ruminiclostridium papyrosolvens DSM 2782 genome contains:
- a CDS encoding MtnX-like HAD-IB family phosphatase, translating into MTKKFAFVSDFDGTLTDRDFYHIVMDKYLKDWSWNYYDEWKKSKKINVDFLNKMFGAMDRSEEEIFQDILELPLDPYAVKFIQMVQNNGGDFFILSAGTSYYINKLLEYFKIKNVTVISMNGRYHNRGIEIMPDPKSEFYSEMWGIDKQRVILSLKEKYEKVYFAGDSEPDIGAAKTADCAFATGSLKDWLTKEKAPYIAFEHFEEVAKYLVREKVFTDF
- a CDS encoding L-lactate dehydrogenase produces the protein MKNKSINKIVIVGTGFVGSTTAYTLMVSGLVSEIVLIDQNSKKAEGEAMDMNHGMPFVRPVRIYNGDYSDCRGADIVVITGGANQKPGETRIDLVNKNTEIFKDIVGNIVKYNTDCILLVVTNPVDILTYVTYKLSGFPKNRVIGSGTVLDTARFKYMLGEHMGVDPRNVHAYIIGEHGDTEVPTWSLASIAGIPMDSYCKECKSCDDESFKRDTFDKVKNAAYEIIDRKNATYYAVALAVRRIVEAIVRNENSILTVSSLFEGEYGLNDICLSIPSQVNSEGVSRILNVPLNDEETGLLNKSAQALKEVISGLNL
- a CDS encoding DEAD/DEAH box helicase, whose protein sequence is MENLSFKDLTLSDEVQHAIADMGFEEATPIQSQSIPYILEGNDLIGQAQTGTGKTCAFGIPAVEKIDSHIDSIQVLVLCPTRELAIQSCEELRNVLKYKDGIRILPVYGGQPIDRQIMALKKRPQIIIGTPGRVMDHMRRKTLKLESLKMIVLDEADEMLNMGFREDIDTILEKVPEDRQTILFSATMPKEILELTKKYQKDPVHIKIAHKELTVPSIEQYYLEVKESAKLEVLSRLIDTNDIKLSLVFCNTKKRVDELTASLQSRGFSAEALHGDMRQEHRDKVMSLFRKGNFDILIATDVAARGIDVDDVEAVFNYDLPNDEEYYVHRIGRTGRAGRTGKAFTFISGREMYKLRDIQRYTKSTIVAMKPPSLNEVEEKKMLNILKTLKDNLKDDSISKFVSHIERFIDTINNESEEQGENFVTSLDVAAALLKMYGEQSGNLPNEVNEIDNAVEPGSNKDMVRLFINIGSESKIQPKHIIESLVASTGLPGKLVGAIDIFDRYSFVEVPKDIAPEVLKSMKNYTIKGKRINIEKSNARKKSGRGSSFNRSTPPNRRSPKKSK
- a CDS encoding M4 family metallopeptidase, whose protein sequence is MKSAKKILSAVLLSVSLVTSSFPWVYANTENTGNNVKSEAIQAQEVIPSFISGNLTAASDKTPKQIVEQYILQEAQKYQLPAIQFKVTEQFVNSLNRTVVKTVQTYNGVPVQNSDRNYFINSDGVIVYIVGSYVYDIADRVSLAVKPAEMSQDSILSAIERDLGFKPVYTESPKSQLLLYPVYGKYNYIYKVSIKFKNPAFKSYIYYLYASNLSVFGKNNQELSLEEPAVGSGIGQSGAVKQPLKMVKDNDVYYLKNTVENLKTIHELDGIYSENDNNFDTDTGLNFQKDAVDAHYNMTNVINFFKGAPFYRNGNDDNGSEYTIEIIKDSGNVFNAFADTNEVRIGAGKGLAGKSVAFAVDAMAHEFTHGILKSEGLGDSSDGHFEFNPPLTERLSLHEGISDVFGTICEYFLPSEGTPDWTIAEDTGTILRDCANPVIDTYNEYNRRILECENDRSLKYPKPHEGGGVITKAASLMAMGGTFKNVTVNPIGMEKLAEIFYHAINDGNMVYDMKFSQFAAALVESSEALYGADSAEVNSVRKALGAVGLDLRIVYASGPSLSLTWLPLSGSHYGIYRREKNSTAEPVKILETTNTKESVQAIPGSYDYFIAAIDANGNRVSEFSSPLTYTLPFAAPQNFHITNRTGLEVGFGWEGTIGTRYGVFRKLQGSETLFEKCAETTNTTVSVTALYGNYDYYVAQIDENGNIVSTSSLLVTVSTQYPAPQNFHITNRSGLIIGFGWTGTSGTKYAIYRQAQGSTAPLEKCAETTSTTVSLSTIYGNYNYYVAQIDENGEISSFLSNSVLVNTEYPAPSNFHITNRSGLQINFSWEGTSGARYAIYKVAADSTELPEKCIETTSTTATVYTLIGSYNFYVAQIDEAGNRISFLSQPVTVNS
- a CDS encoding iron-containing alcohol dehydrogenase family protein, whose protein sequence is MNAVHRIEIPSILEVNNNILGSVGAYIERAGINNVVVLFGEGIRDLFGEKIMESILSRKSLNLLETYDYDDIKLENLMPKAFTIPYKTDAVVGVGGGKVLDAAKYIAFLNKLPFISIPTSTSNDGFSSSGCSLIINGRRTSVHASMPFGIIVDLDVLKNAPMKFIYSGLGDIISKITAVYDWYFEESNNAAKVDDFAAMLAKKSVNSIVRMPYTQITENFFLKEMVDSLTMSGIAMQIADSSAPASGSEHLISHALDKLLENPQLHGIQVGIATYLMSRVQEHRYERVEKFLTDTGFFAFVETLKMKVEDFQKAIDLAPSIKPNRYTYLHVPENREKAKVLLKSDNILKRILV